The following coding sequences lie in one Alloacidobacterium dinghuense genomic window:
- a CDS encoding TonB-dependent receptor — translation MTKRVFLLLFLLSVCSSFTLGQVAITGQIKGVVTDASGGALPNVAISATSPALMTPRKTTTGVSGSYLFDSLPPGTYELTFTVSGFKTEVQSNIAITPGFTATISPELAIGTSEQSVVVTAAAPVVDTTNNTSSTTFDDALLQNVPSGRDTFSTVAQAPGVASSDFDVAGSQSFQQSVMQVHGSLPGDQVYSFNGLRLNWPGSTGGYTSFYVDNDSLSELQVVTDSAPADVAVGGVYMNLVPKSGANQMHGLAAFYYQSAGTQATISDPVYDGVPVPSGTPFIMARDIATNLGGPILKDKWWIFGSWRLYDLKESVLSITNPDGTPTTDPNHQSNVTLRSDYQLSKNNHLDFVWWYNEQNRFFRRDTAYAFVSADAAWRQIEPAYILQAEWTSTFRNWLFDTRFGYLHQVFPLENQPETPVTALNRQDVTLSTETGAPPYAFVNPASVFAFAEGVSFYKGHMWGGSHTFKFGVDTSDNKNGYNYTVNQGINALYNDGKPIEVIAYNTPVNVRSVYHETAAYAQDSVTVKRKLTLNLGVRYDHFNTFYPAQSSPAATFPDLFPQRTFPQSPNIATWNTFRPRLGAAYDLTGQGRSVIRAYFGQFDIIEGAGLAEQINPNGLSTQVYTWNDTNGDGIPQPSEWKSPANLIAASGGVVTSVDPNLKRAYTNEVNVGYQQQVFSSVMVGVNYYFRNIKNQFAGVNLANPTSDYTATSVDNSGNPLINSITGQPITLYNLNPADVGLSNYLITNISELNSNHYNGVEFTVTKRMSKGWQVLAGYTIQQQKGTYTRGLTDDFNNPNNEINRKNSILNYDATQMFKVLSNYTFPWSIALGINYQHYTGYPLDPNNGPPTAIFENLNQGQVSVIGEQIGKIRLPNVDIFNLRLSRPTHLGDRFNLEPIVDLFNITNANTVISEVPTGGSSFEKPTNQLNPFIARFGLRFSF, via the coding sequence ATGACGAAGAGGGTCTTCTTACTTCTGTTTCTCCTGAGTGTCTGTTCCTCATTCACTCTTGGTCAAGTCGCAATTACCGGGCAAATAAAAGGCGTCGTGACAGACGCCTCCGGCGGTGCATTACCGAATGTTGCTATCTCCGCCACGAGTCCTGCTCTGATGACACCCCGCAAAACCACGACCGGTGTGAGCGGAAGTTATCTGTTCGACTCATTGCCGCCTGGAACCTATGAACTAACTTTCACTGTCTCAGGATTTAAGACTGAGGTGCAGTCAAATATCGCGATTACGCCTGGATTTACGGCAACGATAAGTCCCGAACTGGCGATCGGGACCAGCGAGCAGTCTGTAGTGGTTACGGCTGCAGCCCCTGTCGTCGACACGACGAACAACACGTCAAGCACGACGTTTGATGATGCACTCTTGCAAAATGTTCCTAGTGGCCGTGACACGTTCTCTACGGTCGCGCAGGCGCCAGGGGTAGCATCAAGCGACTTTGACGTCGCTGGCAGCCAGAGCTTTCAACAGTCAGTAATGCAGGTCCATGGAAGTCTTCCTGGAGATCAGGTTTATAGTTTCAACGGCCTGCGTCTCAACTGGCCCGGATCGACAGGCGGATATACATCTTTCTATGTCGACAATGATTCTCTTTCAGAGCTTCAAGTTGTAACGGATAGCGCGCCCGCAGACGTTGCCGTCGGCGGTGTATACATGAATCTGGTTCCCAAATCAGGCGCTAACCAGATGCACGGCCTCGCGGCCTTCTACTACCAGTCGGCAGGCACACAAGCCACAATCTCTGATCCTGTCTATGATGGGGTTCCCGTGCCTTCCGGCACGCCATTCATCATGGCGAGAGACATTGCTACAAATCTCGGAGGGCCGATTCTAAAGGACAAATGGTGGATCTTCGGCTCATGGCGTCTCTATGACCTCAAGGAAAGCGTCCTGTCAATTACTAATCCAGACGGCACGCCGACCACCGATCCCAATCACCAGAGTAACGTCACGCTTCGAAGCGACTATCAACTTTCAAAGAACAATCATCTGGACTTTGTTTGGTGGTATAACGAGCAAAATAGGTTCTTCCGACGTGATACCGCTTATGCATTTGTGAGTGCTGATGCCGCCTGGCGCCAGATCGAACCGGCGTACATTTTACAGGCGGAATGGACAAGCACCTTCCGCAATTGGCTCTTTGACACGCGGTTCGGTTATCTGCACCAGGTATTTCCTCTAGAGAATCAGCCTGAAACTCCAGTCACCGCATTGAACCGTCAGGACGTGACATTATCAACGGAGACAGGCGCACCGCCTTATGCTTTTGTGAATCCGGCCAGCGTTTTTGCTTTCGCAGAAGGTGTGTCATTCTATAAGGGCCACATGTGGGGTGGCTCTCACACTTTTAAATTCGGCGTCGACACTTCGGACAACAAGAATGGCTACAACTACACGGTCAATCAAGGTATCAATGCGCTCTACAACGATGGCAAGCCAATTGAGGTAATTGCATACAACACGCCTGTGAACGTCAGAAGTGTCTATCACGAGACAGCCGCTTATGCTCAAGACTCCGTCACTGTAAAGCGCAAACTTACTCTCAACCTCGGCGTTCGGTACGATCACTTCAATACGTTTTATCCTGCTCAATCAAGCCCGGCAGCTACTTTCCCCGACCTTTTCCCACAGCGCACGTTTCCGCAATCTCCAAATATCGCAACCTGGAATACTTTCCGTCCACGTCTCGGCGCCGCATACGATCTCACAGGTCAGGGACGATCCGTAATCCGCGCGTACTTCGGGCAGTTCGACATCATCGAAGGTGCCGGCCTCGCTGAGCAGATCAATCCAAACGGCCTGAGTACGCAGGTTTATACCTGGAACGACACAAACGGCGATGGTATTCCGCAGCCTAGCGAATGGAAATCTCCAGCAAACCTAATTGCCGCGTCCGGTGGCGTCGTCACCTCAGTGGATCCAAACCTGAAGCGCGCGTATACGAACGAAGTTAACGTTGGATATCAGCAGCAGGTTTTTTCATCCGTAATGGTCGGCGTCAACTACTACTTTCGCAACATCAAGAACCAGTTCGCAGGTGTGAACCTCGCTAATCCTACGAGTGACTACACGGCCACTTCCGTCGATAACAGCGGAAATCCGCTCATCAACTCCATCACCGGTCAGCCCATCACACTTTACAATCTGAATCCCGCGGACGTCGGCCTCTCCAACTACTTAATTACGAATATTTCGGAACTCAATTCAAACCACTACAACGGGGTTGAGTTCACGGTAACAAAGAGAATGAGCAAGGGTTGGCAAGTACTCGCGGGCTACACAATTCAGCAGCAGAAGGGAACTTATACCCGTGGCCTCACAGATGATTTCAACAATCCAAACAATGAAATCAATCGCAAGAATTCGATTTTGAACTACGACGCGACCCAGATGTTCAAGGTACTGAGCAATTACACATTTCCATGGTCCATTGCTCTTGGCATCAACTATCAGCACTACACTGGCTATCCTCTCGATCCAAACAACGGACCTCCAACAGCAATCTTCGAGAACCTGAATCAGGGGCAGGTATCGGTGATTGGCGAACAAATCGGCAAAATCCGTCTTCCCAATGTAGATATATTTAACCTGCGTCTTTCCCGTCCAACGCATCTTGGCGACAGGTTCAACCTTGAACCAATCGTCGACCTCTTCAACATCACAAATGCCAACACCGTGATCAGTGAGGTCCCAACCGGTGGCAGCAGTTTCGAAAAACCAACGAATCAACTCAACCCGTTCATTGCCCGCTTTGGATTACGCTTCAGCTTCTAG
- a CDS encoding S9 family peptidase: MIMRLYPACLLLLVSLCPLRTTVAQQQPRGSITIDRIADIKYPSEARWSPDGKTIAFLWDAAGKQDLFIVRAGSPPVALTDFPVDPDLLISDIGHFEWSSAEEIIFSKGDQLWVVSTSTRKPEPLPGYQGVSSFSLSADKQQIAFVQKDDVWVGSLRAHTRRRLTHMPEGLRAFDPSFSPDGLYVAFDAARHESVPEPLPYNGNLMKVFRSLSWDDRIGIVSVYSYAAEPMWIPVSARNYGSTDKQWAAGPSIVHEEFSPDHKTMELKVTSLSGESRTLWKDHDPAWISSADGAMDVTSPDGKWIAFISDRSGWPHLYVIPIDATSESQARQISKGNFGDGYAAWSPDSKRIAFTHSAEGNQMERFISVASVDDGRIEPIVTQHGVNRAPEFSPDGTMLVYERSAVEHPLEVYSISAKAGSEPTRLTNSLPPGLLPEDLTAPVAVHYPSRADGKQVPATLIVDKHLDRSKKHPAIIWVHGSGADQNYLAWHPGYYRMYYAMDQYLAQQGYVILTPDYRGSSGYSRDWATGTSRDLGGGETQDVNAGADYLKTLSYVDPDRIGIWGLSYGGFMTMQSLITDPTLFRCGINAAGVGDWESWTTGGLILGRLGETPVTDPELYDRSAPVKHLDKLARPLLLLQGTNDANVPLWESLKVIDTLEKLGKPFDMAIYPGEIHFFRRAYVLRDAWTRSEEFFDRYLMKPDSASGGKLGK, encoded by the coding sequence ATGATTATGAGACTCTATCCTGCTTGCCTTTTACTTTTAGTGTCTCTGTGTCCTCTCCGGACGACCGTTGCTCAACAGCAGCCTCGGGGAAGTATCACAATCGATCGAATCGCAGACATCAAGTACCCAAGTGAGGCTCGATGGTCACCTGATGGCAAGACCATCGCTTTCCTGTGGGACGCGGCCGGCAAGCAAGATCTGTTTATAGTCAGAGCAGGTTCTCCGCCCGTTGCGCTAACTGACTTTCCCGTTGACCCCGATCTTCTTATATCTGACATCGGCCACTTTGAATGGTCTTCTGCCGAGGAAATTATCTTCAGCAAAGGCGATCAGCTTTGGGTCGTCTCAACCTCTACGCGGAAGCCAGAACCGCTGCCAGGCTATCAGGGCGTCAGCAGTTTTTCGCTCTCCGCCGATAAGCAACAAATTGCCTTTGTACAAAAGGACGATGTGTGGGTTGGGTCACTTCGCGCACACACCAGACGCAGACTCACGCATATGCCGGAGGGCCTTCGGGCATTCGACCCATCTTTTTCCCCCGATGGGTTATATGTGGCATTCGACGCTGCTCGACATGAGTCAGTGCCTGAACCGCTTCCTTACAACGGGAACCTCATGAAAGTCTTCCGCAGCTTGAGCTGGGATGATCGCATCGGCATCGTCTCCGTCTACAGCTATGCCGCGGAGCCAATGTGGATTCCAGTTTCCGCCCGCAATTACGGTTCCACCGACAAGCAATGGGCAGCAGGACCATCGATTGTGCATGAGGAATTTTCTCCAGATCACAAGACGATGGAGCTTAAGGTTACGTCACTCTCTGGCGAGAGTCGCACGCTTTGGAAGGACCATGACCCCGCTTGGATTTCGTCGGCGGACGGAGCAATGGATGTCACCTCTCCGGATGGGAAGTGGATCGCATTCATCAGCGATCGAAGCGGATGGCCTCACCTCTATGTGATTCCGATCGACGCGACATCCGAATCGCAGGCCCGACAAATCAGCAAAGGTAATTTTGGTGACGGCTACGCCGCGTGGTCCCCAGACAGCAAACGGATTGCCTTCACGCACAGTGCAGAGGGCAACCAGATGGAGCGCTTTATCTCTGTTGCCTCCGTCGACGATGGGCGCATTGAGCCTATTGTTACTCAGCATGGCGTTAATCGCGCTCCGGAATTCTCTCCCGACGGCACGATGCTGGTCTACGAGCGCAGCGCGGTGGAACACCCACTTGAGGTGTATTCCATCTCCGCAAAAGCCGGATCAGAGCCGACCCGACTTACGAATTCCCTTCCGCCCGGACTACTCCCTGAAGATCTCACGGCGCCTGTAGCGGTTCACTACCCGAGCCGCGCCGACGGGAAGCAGGTTCCAGCGACGTTGATTGTCGATAAACATCTCGATCGCTCGAAGAAACACCCGGCTATCATCTGGGTTCACGGTTCGGGCGCCGATCAAAACTACCTCGCGTGGCACCCAGGCTACTACCGCATGTACTACGCCATGGATCAGTATCTCGCGCAACAAGGTTATGTCATTCTCACGCCCGACTATCGCGGCAGCTCTGGATATAGCCGGGACTGGGCCACCGGTACTTCGAGGGATCTCGGTGGCGGCGAAACCCAGGATGTGAATGCGGGTGCAGACTATCTCAAGACCCTTAGCTACGTTGATCCGGATCGTATCGGCATCTGGGGGCTAAGCTATGGAGGTTTCATGACGATGCAGTCTTTAATAACCGATCCGACGCTCTTTCGATGTGGCATCAATGCAGCAGGTGTAGGCGACTGGGAAAGCTGGACTACAGGAGGGCTCATCCTCGGACGCCTCGGCGAGACACCAGTGACGGATCCGGAGCTTTACGATCGCTCTGCTCCCGTCAAGCATTTAGATAAGCTGGCGCGGCCGCTATTGCTGCTGCAAGGTACAAACGATGCGAACGTCCCACTCTGGGAGTCCCTCAAAGTCATCGACACTCTCGAAAAGCTCGGCAAGCCATTCGACATGGCCATCTATCCGGGAGAAATTCATTTTTTCCGAAGAGCATACGTACTACGCGATGCCTGGACGAGAAGCGAGGAATTCTTTGATCGCTACCTGATGAAACCGGACTCTGCGTCAGGCGGCAAACTGGGTAAATAG
- a CDS encoding DUF4159 domain-containing protein — protein sequence MKNLRILAGPLIFAAIVISAVFAQRAFREYPSVEYGLEIPLPADWSKPGEWTFARLMFPPGPLDGYRGRFDGPWQQGLSLWTQDYPRADRALANAVRRLTRVDARSVEQPVNLDDGDEVYNWPFLYAVQVGEWGLTEAQAKKLRDYLLRGGFLMADDCHGSQEQAYFDKTMKMVFPDRELVDIPNDDPIFHTLFDLDDRYQIPGAEHLVTGHKKDGYVARWKGIYDDKGRIMVAFSLNSDLGDSWEFLDDPRYPVKYSALGTKIGVNYVLYAMTH from the coding sequence ATGAAGAACCTCAGGATACTTGCGGGACCTCTGATCTTCGCCGCTATTGTGATCAGCGCGGTTTTCGCTCAGCGGGCGTTCCGCGAGTATCCTTCGGTTGAATACGGTTTAGAGATACCGCTACCCGCAGACTGGAGCAAGCCTGGGGAGTGGACTTTTGCACGGCTGATGTTTCCTCCGGGTCCGCTGGACGGGTATCGCGGCCGGTTCGACGGACCATGGCAGCAGGGGCTCTCTCTCTGGACGCAGGATTACCCGCGTGCCGACCGCGCACTTGCGAACGCTGTCCGGCGGTTAACGCGCGTGGATGCGCGGTCAGTGGAGCAGCCGGTGAATCTGGACGATGGCGACGAGGTCTACAACTGGCCATTTCTTTATGCAGTTCAAGTGGGCGAATGGGGGCTGACCGAAGCCCAGGCAAAGAAGCTCCGTGACTACCTGCTGCGCGGCGGCTTTTTAATGGCTGACGACTGCCATGGTTCACAGGAGCAAGCCTATTTCGACAAAACCATGAAGATGGTTTTTCCTGATCGGGAGCTGGTGGACATTCCGAACGACGATCCAATCTTTCACACGCTCTTCGATCTGGACGATCGCTACCAGATTCCAGGTGCAGAGCACCTGGTCACAGGACACAAGAAGGATGGTTATGTCGCTCGCTGGAAGGGAATCTATGATGACAAAGGGCGCATCATGGTCGCCTTTTCGCTCAACTCCGATCTTGGTGATTCATGGGAGTTCCTGGACGATCCGCGTTATCCGGTCAAGTATTCTGCTCTCGGTACGAAGATCGGTGTGAACTATGTTCTTTATGCAATGACCCACTGA
- a CDS encoding SAM-dependent methyltransferase codes for MSTAERESTLENRLLRRIQGLIGQAPIQLEFDQEKIGPPDPTKNESVVIRDRRTLAHMVLDPELGFGDGYMQGRIEINGNLVNILEQVFRSMRSSGKRSWYGRLFSNWLQHMQGNTRGGSAANIHHHYDLNTDFYKLWLDSHLVYTCAYFPTHSATLEEAQKAKLEHVCRKLRLQPGERVVDAGCGWGALALHMARHYGVSVQAFNISHEQIQYARAQARREGLTDQVTFVEDDYRNISGRFDAFVSVGMLEHIGREHYGELGRVLQRTIGNSGRGLMHFIGRNRPAPFSTWIRKRIFPGAYVPALREALEIFERQNYSVLDVENLRLHYAKTLEHWLARYERSVESVSSMFGPEFVRAWRLYLAGSIASFRTGMLQLFQVVFAGSACRQIPWTRAYLYTESARLENESQWTPARS; via the coding sequence GTGTCTACCGCTGAACGCGAAAGTACGCTGGAAAATCGCCTACTAAGAAGAATTCAGGGCTTGATTGGTCAGGCGCCCATTCAACTGGAATTCGACCAAGAGAAGATTGGCCCTCCGGATCCGACGAAGAATGAGAGCGTTGTCATTCGAGACCGACGAACGCTCGCGCATATGGTGCTCGATCCCGAGCTTGGCTTCGGCGACGGATACATGCAGGGCCGAATCGAAATAAACGGCAATCTCGTCAACATCTTGGAACAAGTCTTCAGATCCATGCGCTCAAGCGGAAAACGAAGCTGGTATGGTCGCCTCTTTTCCAATTGGCTGCAGCACATGCAGGGCAACACTCGGGGAGGATCGGCAGCTAACATTCATCATCACTACGACCTGAATACCGACTTCTACAAGCTGTGGCTGGATTCGCACCTGGTTTATACCTGCGCATATTTTCCAACTCATTCTGCAACCCTCGAAGAGGCACAGAAGGCAAAGCTCGAACACGTCTGCCGGAAATTGCGGCTTCAGCCGGGTGAGAGAGTTGTGGATGCGGGCTGCGGCTGGGGCGCACTCGCACTGCACATGGCAAGACATTACGGCGTTAGCGTGCAGGCGTTCAATATTTCCCATGAACAAATTCAATATGCACGTGCGCAAGCACGACGAGAAGGTCTAACGGATCAGGTTACGTTCGTTGAGGACGACTACCGGAATATTTCCGGAAGATTTGACGCTTTTGTCTCGGTCGGCATGTTGGAGCACATCGGACGCGAACACTATGGAGAACTGGGAAGGGTCCTTCAACGCACAATCGGTAACTCCGGACGAGGTCTCATGCATTTCATAGGGCGCAATCGGCCAGCGCCATTCAGTACCTGGATTCGCAAACGCATCTTTCCAGGTGCTTACGTGCCAGCACTGCGGGAGGCGCTCGAAATCTTTGAACGGCAGAATTACTCGGTACTCGACGTCGAGAACCTCCGACTTCACTACGCCAAAACGCTCGAACACTGGCTGGCTCGGTACGAACGCTCGGTCGAGAGTGTGTCTTCCATGTTCGGACCTGAATTCGTTCGTGCCTGGCGGCTCTATCTCGCCGGCTCCATTGCAAGTTTCCGCACTGGGATGCTGCAACTGTTCCAGGTCGTTTTCGCTGGTTCAGCATGCCGGCAGATTCCCTGGACCCGGGCCTACTTGTACACCGAGTCCGCACGCTTGGAGAACGAATCTCAATGGACTCCTGCCAGGTCTTGA
- a CDS encoding NAD(P)/FAD-dependent oxidoreductase produces the protein MDSCQVLIVGGGPAGSSCAKRLHEAGLDTIILDKSAFPRDKVCGGWITPAVIRELEIDLTEYASGRVLQLITRFRTSRMGDTEVETDYGRPVSYGIRRVEFDDYLLRRCGTRLILGTPLTSMERSGDSWIVNGAIRARLLIGAGGHFCPVARLLGTKARDETAVAAQEIEFEMDPEQAKSCSIRGEAPELYFCSDMKGYGWCFRKENFLNIGLGRLDAHSLPGHVSDFLRWLKESGKVAFALPAAMRGHAYLIFRETKRPVVSDGVLLIGDAAGLAYSQSGEGIRPAIESGLLAADTILAAEGEYTRSRLERYREMLNSRFGESRSDWSTLIGRKLPPRFMQSIAGSLLRTHWFSRRIVLDRWFLHTHEPALDA, from the coding sequence ATGGACTCCTGCCAGGTCTTGATTGTGGGTGGCGGCCCTGCAGGATCTTCCTGCGCCAAGCGCCTGCATGAGGCTGGCCTCGATACCATCATTCTCGATAAGAGTGCATTTCCACGCGACAAAGTGTGCGGCGGCTGGATCACGCCCGCAGTGATCCGGGAGCTTGAAATTGATCTGACTGAGTACGCAAGTGGACGTGTCTTGCAGCTCATTACCCGCTTTCGGACCAGCCGAATGGGCGACACGGAAGTTGAAACAGACTATGGCCGTCCGGTCAGCTATGGAATTCGACGAGTTGAATTTGATGACTATCTGCTGCGTCGCTGCGGAACGCGACTCATTCTGGGAACACCGTTGACAAGCATGGAACGCTCAGGTGACTCCTGGATCGTAAACGGCGCGATTCGCGCACGGCTCCTGATAGGCGCAGGCGGACATTTCTGCCCGGTCGCCCGATTGCTGGGTACAAAGGCTCGCGACGAAACTGCGGTCGCCGCGCAGGAAATCGAATTCGAGATGGATCCAGAGCAGGCGAAATCATGTTCGATTCGCGGTGAAGCTCCGGAACTCTACTTCTGTTCGGACATGAAGGGCTATGGGTGGTGTTTTCGCAAGGAAAATTTTCTCAATATTGGTTTGGGCAGGCTTGATGCCCACTCCTTACCCGGTCATGTCTCCGACTTTCTGCGCTGGCTGAAGGAATCAGGCAAAGTGGCTTTTGCTCTTCCTGCCGCAATGCGCGGTCACGCCTATCTCATCTTTCGCGAAACAAAACGTCCCGTTGTCAGCGATGGAGTTCTGTTGATCGGAGATGCTGCCGGCCTGGCATACTCGCAGAGCGGTGAAGGAATCCGCCCGGCGATTGAATCCGGCTTACTGGCGGCTGACACCATCCTCGCCGCCGAAGGGGAATATACACGTTCCCGACTCGAACGCTACCGAGAAATGTTGAACTCTCGATTCGGCGAGTCACGATCGGACTGGTCTACGCTTATCGGCCGGAAGTTACCACCACGATTCATGCAGTCAATCGCAGGATCACTGCTGAGGACTCACTGGTTTTCACGACGCATCGTCCTGGATCGCTGGTTTCTGCACACTCACGAGCCTGCCCTCGACGCCTGA
- the pgm gene encoding phosphoglucomutase (alpha-D-glucose-1,6-bisphosphate-dependent) has product MVSEAKVQSRISPLAGHPAPKEMLIDVDDLKREYLERRPDLSDSTQMVSFGTSGHRGTPKRGTFTEAHILAITQAICDYRRMQGTDGPLFMGKDTHALSAPAQITALEVLAANGVETVIQQNDGVTPTPIVSHAILVYNRGRKDHLADGIVITPSHNPPEDGGFKYNPTNGGPADTDVTRWVEQRANDSLRANNADVKRMPYSKAIKAANTHEQDFALPYVKDLKNTVDMDAIKHAGLKLGVDPLGGAFAPYWEQVNSVYGLEIQVVNPIIDPTFSFMTVDHDGKIRMDCSSPYAMASLLRLKDQYQVAFANDPDSDRHGIVTPSAGLMNPNHYLAVAIQYLLTHRPQWPTHTVVGKTVVSSSMIDRVVSSLGRQLSETPVGFKWFVAGLFDGSFCFGGEESAGASLLRRDGTVWTTDKDGPIMDLVAAEITAVTGKDPGQHFSELVEKFGMPYYTRIDAPASPEQKAKLSKLSADSVKESHMAGERITGKLTNAPGNNAPIGGLKVVAENGWFAARPSGTENLYKIYAESFRDEAHLQSIVDEAQQIVTNALA; this is encoded by the coding sequence ATGGTAAGCGAAGCAAAAGTGCAATCGCGTATTTCTCCGCTGGCCGGGCATCCAGCCCCGAAAGAGATGCTGATCGATGTCGACGATCTTAAGCGAGAGTACCTGGAGCGGCGCCCTGATCTGAGTGATTCCACCCAGATGGTGAGTTTCGGAACCAGCGGCCACAGAGGCACCCCGAAGCGCGGAACTTTTACCGAAGCTCATATTCTGGCCATTACGCAGGCTATTTGCGATTACAGGCGCATGCAGGGAACGGATGGGCCACTCTTCATGGGCAAGGATACGCATGCACTCTCAGCGCCCGCGCAGATTACTGCTCTTGAAGTGCTGGCCGCGAACGGCGTCGAGACTGTCATTCAGCAGAACGATGGCGTTACCCCGACACCGATCGTTTCGCACGCCATCCTTGTCTACAACCGGGGCCGCAAAGACCATCTAGCGGATGGCATTGTCATCACGCCCTCACATAATCCTCCGGAGGATGGCGGCTTCAAATACAACCCAACGAACGGCGGTCCAGCGGATACTGATGTCACGCGCTGGGTGGAACAACGGGCGAACGATTCGCTGCGGGCGAACAATGCCGACGTTAAGCGCATGCCCTATTCAAAGGCGATCAAAGCCGCGAACACGCACGAGCAAGACTTTGCTCTGCCTTATGTCAAAGATCTGAAAAATACTGTCGATATGGACGCGATTAAACATGCTGGCCTGAAGTTGGGAGTAGACCCGCTGGGCGGCGCGTTCGCGCCTTATTGGGAGCAGGTCAACTCGGTTTATGGTTTGGAGATCCAGGTTGTGAATCCGATCATTGACCCCACGTTCTCGTTCATGACGGTTGATCATGATGGCAAGATTCGCATGGACTGCTCAAGCCCGTACGCCATGGCGAGCCTTCTGCGATTGAAGGATCAATATCAGGTCGCCTTTGCCAATGATCCTGACTCGGATCGGCATGGCATTGTCACGCCATCCGCTGGCCTGATGAACCCAAACCACTATCTCGCAGTTGCCATCCAGTATTTGTTGACGCATCGACCACAGTGGCCGACCCATACAGTTGTCGGCAAAACAGTGGTCAGCAGCAGCATGATTGACCGAGTGGTGAGCAGCCTGGGCAGGCAACTTTCAGAGACCCCGGTGGGCTTCAAATGGTTTGTTGCAGGCTTGTTCGATGGGTCATTCTGTTTCGGTGGGGAAGAGAGCGCTGGCGCAAGTTTACTGCGGCGGGATGGCACGGTATGGACAACAGACAAGGATGGTCCCATCATGGACTTGGTGGCGGCGGAAATCACTGCCGTCACCGGAAAAGACCCCGGCCAGCACTTCTCCGAGTTGGTGGAGAAGTTCGGTATGCCCTACTACACGCGTATCGACGCGCCAGCCAGCCCGGAGCAAAAGGCAAAGCTCAGCAAACTATCTGCTGACTCGGTCAAGGAATCACACATGGCAGGAGAGCGAATTACCGGTAAATTGACGAATGCTCCAGGCAATAACGCTCCCATCGGTGGCTTGAAGGTTGTTGCCGAAAATGGCTGGTTCGCAGCGCGGCCCTCCGGAACCGAGAATCTTTACAAGATCTATGCGGAGAGCTTCAGAGATGAAGCTCACCTCCAGAGCATCGTAGATGAGGCGCAGCAGATCGTAACGAACGCGCTTGCCTGA